From one Eucalyptus grandis isolate ANBG69807.140 chromosome 9, ASM1654582v1, whole genome shotgun sequence genomic stretch:
- the LOC104418812 gene encoding protein O-glucosyltransferase 1 codes for MTQTCPANYPTKQTHDRHLYHRIPGNECPSFFRWIHEDLRPWKEIGITKDMVERARQDAHFHLVILDGKVYLERFKPAYQTRDVFTLWGMLQLLRWYPGDLPDLELMFNCNDRPIVQSKDFPHPKPGPPPLFGYCRHRRTLDLVFPDWSFWGWVETNIKPWKHVLKDIEESNKRTPWSDRKPYAYWRGNPYVAQARKDLLKCNVTKEHDWNTRVYIQDWGRETKQGYKDSNLADQCTHRYKIYIEGQAWSVSEKYILACNSMTLLIKPQYMDFFTRGLVPLQHYWPIRDNKKCTSLKVAVEWGNNHTEKAKAIGEAGSRFIYEDLKMEHVYDYMYHLLNEYAKLFRYKPTVPKGAVELCSETMACPTKGTYKKFMLDSMVKSPRRASPCSLPPPYDPPSLEALIESKANLTWQVETWEDEY; via the exons ATGACTCAAACTTGTCCCGCGAACTATCCGACCAAACAGACCCATGATCGCCATCTCTATCATCGCATACCTGGCAATGAATGCCCATCGTTCTTCAGATGGATCCACGAAGATCTACGGCCATGGAAAGAGATCGGGATCACCAAGGACATGGTCGAGAGAGCTCGACAGGATGCACATTTCCATCTAGTGATTTTGGATGGGAAGGTCTACTTGGAGAGGTTTAAGCCAGCTTATCAGACCAGGGACGTGTTCACTCTGTGGGGTATGCTACAGCTTCTCAGATGGTACCCTGGAGATCTTCCTGATTTGGAGCTGATGTTCAATTGCAACGATCGGCCTATCGTCCAATCTAAGGACTTTCCCCATCCCAAACCAGGCCCTCCACCATTGTTTGGATACTGCAGACATCGGAGGACATTGGACCTTGTGTTCCCAGATTGGTCTTTTTGGGGATG GGTCGAGACGAATATAAAGCCATGGAAACATGTGTTGAAAGACATAGAAGAAAGCAATAAGAGGACACCATGGTCGGACAGAAAGCCATACGCTTACTGGAGAGGAAATCCGTACGTGGCTCAAGCCAGGAAAGACCTTCTCAAGTGTAACGTTACAAAGGAACATGACTGGAACACTCGGGTTTACATTCAG GACTGGGGTCGAGAAACTAAACAGGGGTATAAAGACTCCAATCTAGCGGATCAGTGCACTCACCG ATACAAAATATACATCGAAGGCCAGGCGTGGTCCGTGAGTGAGAAGTACATCTTGGCATGCAACTCCATGACCTTGCTAATCAAGCCTCAGTACATGGATTTCTTCACCAGAGGCCTCGTTCCGTTGCAGCATTATTGGCCGATTCGGGACAACAAGAAGTGCACCTCCCTCAAGGTTGCCGTCGAGTGGGGCAACAATCATACCGAGAAG GCAAAGGCCATTGGTGAAGCCGGGAGCCGCTTCATATATGAGGATCTAAAGATGGAGCATGTCTACGATTACATGTATCACTTGCTTAATGAATACGCGAAGCTTTTCAGGTACAAGCCCACCGTGCCAAAAGGTGCTGTTGAGCTATGCTCAGAGACAATGGCGTGCCCCACGAAAGGGACATACAAGAAGTTCATGTTGGATTCAATGGTGAAGTCGCCGAGACGAGCATCGCCTTGTTCCCTGCCTCCTCCGTACGACCCTCCTTCGCTTGAAGCTTTGATCGAGAGCAAAGCTAACTTGACTTGGCAGGTAGAGACATGGGAAGATGAGTATTGA